The sequence CGTGCCTTTGCCGTTGAAGAGCTCGCACAGGGGCCCGGCAGGCTGCTCCTTTATGGACACGTCGTAGGTTCCGCCCCTTTTCAGAGTCGACGGGAATTTGAAAGGGCCGTCCCCGCTTATCGTGAGGTCGTCTCCGCCGTTGTTCCGGAGTACCAGTGTGCCGTGGAGCCCGCTCACGGACCCCCCTATGTCGTTCACCTGATCATCGAGAGCCTTCTGTGCCAGGTAATCCTCATATTTATCGATCGCCATCAGGGTCAGAGCATTCTTATCGTCTTTTTTGCCGCCATCGTCGCATACGATCAGGATGGATAAGGACATTATTAAAAGGATCAGCGGGAGGATCTGGTGCGTGATAAATGATTTTTTCATTGGTGCGTTCCTTGGCGGATATTTATTAAAAAAGACATGATTTGCTTTATTGATTATAAATTCGTTTATGCATAGTCAAGTTATTTTTACCTCGTTGACTCGCCGGGAAGGCGCCATGGCCCCTTATATTATACTGCTACCCCTTATATCCTTGCCGTTAACGGTCGTACATTTATCGAATTGATCGCAACGCGCGTAAACCCCGTAGCTTGCTGCGGGGTATTTTGTCGATAATCAGGCGCGAGATATTCAAGCACTCCCGCTTTTTTTTCATGAACGCGCCCAGGGAGAGCCGTTGGGGCATTAAAAATGGTTGACAGGTTATGTGTATTTATCGATTATCGATAAACAATAGTTGATAAGCGATATATTGTTGTCCCGGTTTGCGCCCGGTTTCCTGTTTCTTGCGCGTTTTCATGGATTGTCCATGGTCATCTGACCACGAATAATTCGCATACATCGAATATCAGAAGGCCGGATGTATCATCATCAGCCTTCTTTGATGCATGTTTTCGGATCGGTCTATAAGCATTTAAATAAAAAATCAGGAGAAAGATATGAAATACTGGAAAGATTCGCAAGAAGCCGTCACCGCCATTAAAAAGATGTGGGATTTAATCGGAGAAAATCAAGAGCTCCGGGAAGCCGCGAAGAAGGTTAATCAGCTCATACTCTTCGATTACTCCGTCGATGAGCCCAACTGCGGCGTATGGTTCGACTGCCGCGATGGCGGTTATACTGTTGGAACCGGGATACCCAGCGATACGCCCGACCTGACCATGAGCTGCTCCCTCGA comes from Spirochaetota bacterium and encodes:
- a CDS encoding SCP2 sterol-binding domain-containing protein; amino-acid sequence: MKYWKDSQEAVTAIKKMWDLIGENQELREAAKKVNQLILFDYSVDEPNCGVWFDCRDGGYTVGTGIPSDTPDLTMSCSLDDAHLSWMDQLNPVIAITRKRVKVKGNATGMLRLVPKLKIVKEIYKKALTDLGMADKLNM